Proteins encoded by one window of Desulfovibrio ferrophilus:
- a CDS encoding helix-turn-helix domain-containing protein — MSQTLKDTLRQHLQKSYSNQELKQWYDPLRLDLSEEEKRLNIGFPHAFFSKWFSDSVQGRFEQELHQFLGSGYVLNYAHSGAAQGELEQQDRHSKSIDFPFGHQFTFDAFITNKKNFFPLTTAKEVAKQNDIIFNPFIVSGEAGSGKTHLLKAVANEVCKKFNPEMVFFGNMEDLYNLYHGHFGGDVFAARKHICKFRFLFVDEFQQIRKYNNFQSELITLFNYFYDHKQQMIFCCSDKLPSYEFLDPKLKSRLEWGLIVNLKRPDLDIRVRTIEQYCRVKSISLTREQVLTLAQRFTDLRFLQGILLKFYAYKEFVNKTFTDRDFEQILAQTAGTAKKHIRPDVILDTVSEHFEVDRKDLVGSRRHHQVVQARQVAMYLCRELIGSSYPALGRMFGNRDHSTALYAVKKVNKLQVSNSEMKNLLSVLKKKCLAKA; from the coding sequence ATGAGTCAGACCTTGAAGGATACACTTAGGCAACACCTCCAAAAATCCTACTCAAATCAGGAACTGAAGCAGTGGTATGATCCGCTTCGCCTTGATCTTAGTGAAGAGGAAAAGCGCCTGAACATCGGATTTCCCCACGCTTTTTTCTCCAAGTGGTTTTCCGATTCAGTCCAGGGCAGATTCGAGCAGGAGCTTCATCAGTTCCTGGGGTCTGGTTATGTGCTCAATTACGCCCATTCGGGTGCTGCCCAAGGTGAACTTGAGCAGCAGGATAGACATTCAAAATCCATCGATTTCCCCTTTGGTCACCAGTTCACCTTCGATGCCTTCATCACCAACAAGAAAAATTTCTTTCCGCTGACCACGGCCAAGGAAGTGGCCAAGCAGAACGATATCATATTCAACCCGTTCATCGTTAGTGGTGAGGCGGGTTCGGGCAAGACACACCTCTTGAAGGCTGTGGCCAATGAAGTCTGCAAGAAGTTCAACCCCGAGATGGTCTTTTTCGGCAATATGGAGGACCTCTACAACCTCTATCACGGCCATTTCGGTGGTGATGTCTTTGCAGCGCGCAAGCACATCTGCAAATTCCGTTTCCTGTTTGTTGATGAATTTCAGCAGATCAGAAAATACAATAATTTCCAGTCCGAGCTGATTACCCTGTTCAACTACTTCTATGATCACAAGCAGCAGATGATCTTCTGCTGTTCGGATAAATTGCCATCTTATGAATTCCTTGATCCCAAACTCAAGTCGCGCCTGGAGTGGGGACTTATCGTTAATCTGAAGCGTCCGGACCTGGATATCCGTGTGCGGACCATTGAGCAGTACTGCCGAGTCAAGAGTATTTCCCTGACCCGCGAGCAGGTCCTCACCCTGGCCCAGCGCTTTACGGACCTGCGTTTTCTACAGGGAATTCTCCTTAAATTTTACGCATATAAGGAGTTTGTGAACAAAACGTTCACTGACCGTGACTTCGAACAGATCCTGGCGCAGACCGCAGGAACAGCCAAAAAGCACATTAGGCCCGACGTTATTCTGGACACCGTATCCGAACATTTCGAGGTTGATCGCAAAGACCTGGTCGGCAGCAGGCGGCACCACCAAGTGGTTCAGGCCCGACAGGTTGCCATGTATCTATGCCGCGAATTGATTGGAAGTTCCTATCCGGCACTGGGCCGCATGTTCGGAAACCGTGACCATTCGACAGCGTTGTATGCCGTTAAAAAAGTTAATAAATTACAGGTATCTAATTCGGAAATGAAAAATCTGCTGTCCGTACTGAAGAAAAAATGTCTCGCAAAAGCCTAG
- the dnaN gene encoding DNA polymerase III subunit beta: protein MFLKVFRDDIIEGLSKSASIIPAKTGAAFLRTIWLKVEGGTLKIMSTDSNLEFCGQYNAEIVEEGLVGVQGRSFYDLIRKLPPGQIVLKADQDGQFLAIQQGSRKYKLPTNETSWFQDFSEFPEENSVFWSGDLMQELIDRTAYCISDEDTMEAIACMNLTPSKSTEHIETCGLNGHQFAMSRFLHDDLKNLLPEGGVLIQKKYITELKKWLTADEIELNIDEKRLFFRTADKKELFSLPLSFYQYPDYNTFLSKINEDGITELVADRLELIDALERIIIFNTDNNRCTYFRFGGEELTLHSQGQDVGTASESLEVTFSGGLERIAFPTRNLIEILNHFQSEKVTFKLTGAEGPCGVVGADDADYQVIIMPMKIVEETYYSEENTQ, encoded by the coding sequence ATGTTCCTGAAAGTTTTCCGAGATGACATCATTGAGGGGCTCTCCAAATCCGCCAGCATTATTCCGGCAAAAACCGGAGCCGCATTTTTGCGGACCATCTGGTTGAAGGTGGAAGGTGGAACCCTGAAAATCATGTCCACGGACTCGAACCTTGAATTCTGCGGGCAATACAATGCCGAGATCGTGGAAGAGGGGTTGGTGGGTGTCCAGGGTCGTTCTTTCTATGATCTGATTCGCAAGCTGCCTCCCGGACAGATTGTACTCAAGGCAGATCAGGATGGACAGTTTCTGGCCATTCAGCAGGGTAGTCGCAAATACAAGCTGCCCACCAATGAAACCAGCTGGTTTCAGGATTTTTCGGAATTTCCCGAAGAGAATTCCGTTTTCTGGTCTGGGGATCTCATGCAGGAGCTCATCGACAGGACGGCCTACTGCATCAGCGATGAGGATACCATGGAGGCCATTGCCTGCATGAATCTGACGCCTTCCAAGAGCACGGAGCATATCGAGACCTGCGGCCTGAATGGTCATCAGTTCGCCATGTCCCGTTTTCTCCATGATGATCTGAAGAATCTGCTGCCCGAAGGTGGGGTCCTGATTCAGAAGAAGTACATTACCGAGCTCAAGAAATGGCTGACCGCTGATGAGATCGAGTTGAACATCGATGAGAAGCGCCTGTTCTTCCGGACTGCGGACAAGAAGGAGTTGTTCAGCCTGCCGCTGTCCTTCTATCAGTACCCGGATTACAACACGTTCCTGTCCAAGATCAACGAGGATGGCATTACCGAGTTGGTAGCTGACCGCCTGGAGCTGATTGATGCCCTGGAACGCATCATCATTTTCAATACCGACAATAACCGTTGCACCTACTTCCGATTTGGCGGCGAGGAATTGACCTTGCACAGCCAGGGGCAGGATGTAGGTACCGCATCGGAATCGTTGGAAGTGACTTTCTCCGGTGGCCTGGAAAGGATTGCCTTTCCCACACGTAACCTGATCGAGATTCTGAATCATTTCCAATCCGAAAAGGTAACTTTCAAGCTGACCGGTGCCGAAGGACCCTGCGGCGTCGTGGGCGCCGATGATGCCGATTATCAGGTCATCATCATGCCCATGAAGATCGTGGAAGAGACGTACTATAGCGAGGAAAACACCCAGTAA
- the gyrB gene encoding DNA topoisomerase (ATP-hydrolyzing) subunit B: protein MTQNGTKNSYNADSITILEGLSAVRKRPAMYIGSTDIRGLHHLVYEVVDNAIDEAMAGYCDKVIVNLHMDNSVTVMDNGRGIPVDIHPKEKRPAVEVVMTVLHAGGKFDNDSYKVSGGLHGVGVSVVNALSEYLEVTVNRDGQKYFQSYERGVPQCELKNIDTSLETGTIVRFRPDEEIFEVNQFEYNVLRKRFQELAYLNSGLEIDFRDERTQQRETFKYEGGIVQFVKDINSGSGGVHEIVHAMGEADGMTMEFALQYNSSYKENVLTFANNIRTKEGGTHLQGFKAALTRAINTYVQNSDLPKKLKVKLSGDDVREGLGAVISIKLPSPQFEGQTKTKLGNSEVVGMVSGIVYDRLNTFFQENPKDVKAIIEKTVDAARAREAARKAKDLVRRKGALSDNSLPGKLADCQTKKPEESELFIVEGDSAGGSAKQGRDPRIQAILPLRGKILNVEKTRFDKMLGNKEIKAMITAMGAGIGEHDTDYDKLRYHKIVIMTDADVDGAHIRTLLLTFFFRQYPELIERGHLYIAQPPLYRLHKGKWEKYIKDDEEYHQFLMGRVAGEVEVFGADDKVFRKSNLVRLMDKIKFLRARLNEAENMSIANVLFMSMLAFETKLTPQSISNGEWIAFEKHLATKGFSSTVEVSDDGVEHRRFVTFEDMKGHRTRIGVEFFNSKIYKQAFDKLYDIKEQCGGFDLTLVSKDERTTYKSLFDLYEAVLNEAHKGLGFQRYKGLGEMNPDQLWDTTMNPEQRTMLQVNVDDAAEANDLFIALMGDQVEPRREFIERNALMVDDLDI, encoded by the coding sequence GTGACGCAAAACGGTACTAAAAACTCATACAACGCAGACAGCATCACGATTCTCGAAGGGCTTTCCGCCGTTCGGAAGCGTCCTGCCATGTACATTGGCTCCACGGATATCCGCGGACTGCACCACCTGGTGTATGAAGTCGTGGATAATGCCATTGATGAAGCCATGGCCGGCTATTGCGACAAGGTCATCGTCAATCTGCATATGGATAACTCGGTCACGGTCATGGATAATGGCCGTGGTATTCCCGTAGATATCCATCCCAAGGAAAAACGTCCGGCCGTTGAAGTCGTTATGACCGTGCTCCATGCCGGTGGTAAATTCGATAATGATTCCTACAAGGTTTCCGGTGGATTGCACGGTGTTGGCGTCTCCGTTGTGAACGCCTTGTCTGAGTATCTGGAAGTCACCGTCAATCGCGACGGTCAGAAATACTTCCAGAGCTACGAACGCGGTGTGCCACAGTGCGAGTTGAAAAACATCGATACCTCCCTGGAAACGGGAACCATTGTCCGTTTTCGGCCTGATGAGGAAATATTTGAGGTCAACCAGTTCGAATACAACGTCCTGCGCAAGCGATTCCAGGAACTGGCGTATCTGAACTCCGGCCTTGAGATTGATTTCCGCGACGAACGCACCCAGCAGCGTGAAACCTTCAAATATGAAGGTGGTATCGTTCAGTTCGTCAAGGACATCAACTCCGGTTCCGGTGGTGTGCACGAGATCGTCCACGCCATGGGCGAAGCCGATGGCATGACCATGGAATTCGCCTTGCAGTACAACTCTTCCTACAAGGAAAACGTACTGACCTTTGCGAACAACATTCGCACCAAGGAAGGCGGTACGCACTTGCAGGGCTTCAAGGCTGCCCTGACCCGCGCCATCAACACCTACGTCCAGAATTCCGACCTGCCCAAGAAGCTCAAGGTCAAGCTTTCTGGTGATGACGTCCGTGAAGGCTTAGGCGCGGTCATCAGCATTAAACTGCCCAGTCCTCAGTTCGAGGGCCAGACCAAGACCAAACTCGGTAACTCCGAAGTTGTTGGTATGGTCTCGGGTATTGTCTATGATCGCCTGAACACGTTCTTCCAGGAAAATCCCAAGGACGTGAAAGCCATCATTGAGAAGACCGTGGACGCAGCCCGTGCCCGCGAAGCTGCCCGCAAGGCCAAGGATCTGGTCCGCCGCAAGGGCGCATTGTCCGACAACTCGCTACCCGGCAAGCTGGCTGACTGTCAGACCAAGAAGCCCGAGGAATCCGAGTTGTTCATCGTTGAGGGTGATTCTGCAGGTGGCTCTGCCAAGCAGGGCCGCGATCCGCGCATCCAGGCCATTCTTCCTCTTCGAGGCAAGATCCTGAACGTGGAGAAAACCCGCTTCGACAAGATGCTGGGCAACAAGGAAATCAAGGCCATGATCACGGCCATGGGTGCGGGCATTGGTGAGCACGATACGGACTACGACAAACTGCGTTACCACAAGATCGTGATCATGACTGACGCGGACGTGGACGGAGCGCATATCCGGACGTTGCTTCTGACCTTCTTCTTCCGTCAGTACCCCGAGCTCATCGAGCGTGGGCACCTGTATATCGCGCAGCCTCCCCTGTATCGCCTGCACAAGGGCAAATGGGAGAAGTACATCAAGGACGATGAGGAATATCATCAGTTCCTGATGGGGCGCGTGGCCGGTGAAGTGGAGGTTTTTGGCGCGGATGACAAGGTCTTCCGCAAATCCAATCTGGTCAGGTTGATGGACAAGATCAAGTTCCTGCGGGCCAGACTCAATGAAGCCGAAAACATGAGCATTGCCAATGTGCTGTTCATGAGCATGCTGGCTTTCGAGACCAAGCTGACTCCGCAGTCCATCTCCAACGGTGAGTGGATCGCCTTTGAGAAGCATTTGGCCACCAAGGGATTCAGCTCCACGGTGGAGGTCAGTGACGACGGTGTGGAACATCGCCGCTTTGTGACCTTCGAGGACATGAAGGGCCACCGCACCCGGATTGGTGTGGAGTTCTTCAACTCCAAGATCTACAAGCAGGCCTTCGACAAACTCTACGACATCAAGGAACAGTGCGGCGGCTTTGACCTGACCCTGGTCTCCAAGGATGAGAGAACGACCTACAAGAGCCTGTTCGATCTCTATGAGGCCGTGCTGAACGAGGCGCATAAGGGCCTTGGGTTCCAGCGCTACAAAGGTCTGGGTGAAATGAACCCCGATCAGTTGTGGGACACCACCATGAATCCCGAGCAGCGCACCATGTTGCAGGTCAACGTGGATGATGCTGCCGAGGCCAATGACCTGTTCATTGCGCTGATGGGTGACCAGGTGGAACCGCGGCGCGAGTTCATCGAACGCAACGCCTTGATGGTTGATGATCTTGATATCTAA
- the gyrA gene encoding DNA gyrase subunit A translates to MESTISIEKEIQKSYLEYSLSVIIGRAIPDVRDGLKPVHRRIMFAQHELGNSYTRPYKKSARVVGDVIGKYHPHGDSAVYDALVRMAQSFSMRDPLVDGQGNFGSIDGDAAAAMRYTEARMSRLAGEFLSDIEKKTVDFRPNYDNSMQEPTVLPTKVPNLLLNGSTGIAVGMATNIPPHNLGELIDALLVILENRQCSVDELLAHVKGPDFPTGGFVYAGDSMIDAYKTGRGSVKIRGKLSVEDRKKDLQSIVITEIPYALNKSTLVEKIAQLVHEKRIDGVSDLRDESDRKGIRIVIDLKRGVIPDIVINTLYKFTALETSFGFNMMAVVNNRPQLLNLKEILTHFLDHRSEVITRRTMFDLEKSEARAHILEGLRIALDNIDEVVKIIRASSTPQDAKLALNERFGLSDKQSQAILDMRLQRLTNMEYDKLVEEYTELLKTIEYLKSILEKPEILRGVIKEELDKLKTTFATPRKSEIITDDLCGIDIEDLIPDSPVVITLSRRGYIKRTDLANYSAQKRGGKGIFGVHTSDGDFILNFLVTSNHQHLMLFTNNGRMYRMKVHQIPEGSRTAKGAHINNLLPLGKDESVVYALTVRDFEPERYFLFITKKGMIKRTATEQYANCRTTGIIAVNVKDGDELLQVTEIGNDDEAVLVTSNGFAIRFKCQDARPMGRGTAGVKGIALRGNDEVVAGVVAKEDETRDILTISENGYGKRTSYDLYRIQTRGGKGIITMKTTPKTGGLIGAIMVDLSNEIILLTSQNKVIRMAAGDVRKVGRATQGVRLVTMNEGGSVAGFDLVRDDEIDEVKNSKDDA, encoded by the coding sequence GTGGAATCCACGATCAGCATCGAAAAGGAAATTCAAAAATCCTACCTTGAGTATTCGCTGTCGGTCATCATCGGACGAGCAATCCCCGATGTGCGCGATGGCTTGAAGCCCGTTCACCGTAGGATTATGTTCGCGCAGCACGAGTTGGGTAACTCCTATACTCGGCCCTACAAGAAATCCGCCCGTGTGGTCGGTGATGTCATCGGTAAATATCACCCCCACGGTGACTCGGCTGTCTACGACGCCTTGGTCCGCATGGCGCAGAGTTTCTCCATGCGCGATCCCCTTGTGGATGGCCAGGGTAACTTTGGTTCCATTGACGGCGACGCCGCGGCAGCCATGCGTTACACCGAAGCCCGCATGTCGCGTCTGGCCGGTGAATTCCTCTCGGATATCGAGAAGAAGACCGTTGATTTCAGGCCCAACTACGACAACTCCATGCAGGAGCCCACGGTCCTGCCCACCAAGGTCCCCAACCTGCTCTTGAACGGCTCCACGGGTATCGCGGTCGGTATGGCCACCAATATCCCGCCCCATAATCTGGGCGAGTTGATTGATGCGCTGCTGGTGATTCTGGAGAACAGGCAGTGCTCGGTGGATGAGCTGCTGGCCCACGTCAAGGGGCCGGACTTCCCCACCGGCGGGTTTGTCTATGCTGGCGACAGCATGATTGACGCCTACAAGACCGGTCGCGGCTCCGTGAAGATTCGCGGCAAGCTGTCCGTGGAGGACCGCAAGAAGGATCTCCAGTCCATCGTCATCACCGAGATTCCCTATGCCCTGAACAAATCCACCCTGGTGGAGAAGATTGCTCAACTGGTGCACGAAAAACGCATCGACGGCGTCTCGGACCTGCGTGACGAGTCGGACCGCAAGGGTATCCGCATTGTCATTGATCTGAAGAGAGGCGTGATCCCGGATATCGTGATCAACACTCTCTACAAGTTCACGGCCCTGGAGACCTCGTTCGGTTTCAACATGATGGCGGTGGTCAACAACCGTCCACAGCTGTTGAATCTGAAGGAAATCCTGACCCACTTCCTGGATCATCGCAGCGAGGTCATCACCCGCCGCACCATGTTCGATCTGGAGAAGTCAGAGGCCCGTGCGCATATCCTGGAAGGCCTGCGTATCGCCCTGGATAACATCGATGAAGTGGTCAAGATCATCCGTGCGTCGTCGACGCCGCAGGATGCCAAGCTTGCACTGAACGAGCGCTTCGGTCTCTCCGACAAACAGTCCCAGGCCATTCTGGACATGCGCCTGCAGCGTTTGACCAACATGGAATATGACAAGCTGGTGGAAGAATACACCGAGCTGTTGAAGACCATCGAATACCTGAAGAGCATCCTCGAAAAGCCCGAAATCCTGCGTGGTGTGATCAAGGAAGAGCTGGACAAGCTGAAGACCACCTTCGCTACTCCCCGCAAATCCGAGATTATCACCGACGACCTGTGTGGCATCGACATTGAGGATCTTATTCCCGACAGCCCGGTGGTCATCACCCTGTCGCGTCGCGGCTACATCAAACGCACGGATCTGGCCAACTACTCGGCCCAGAAGCGCGGCGGCAAGGGCATCTTCGGTGTGCATACCTCTGATGGTGACTTTATCCTGAACTTCCTGGTGACCTCCAATCACCAGCATCTCATGCTGTTCACAAACAATGGACGCATGTACCGGATGAAGGTCCATCAGATTCCCGAAGGCAGTCGGACGGCCAAGGGTGCGCATATCAACAACCTGCTGCCCCTGGGCAAGGACGAGTCCGTGGTCTACGCGCTTACGGTGCGTGACTTCGAACCCGAGCGTTATTTCCTGTTCATCACCAAGAAGGGCATGATCAAGCGCACGGCAACCGAGCAGTATGCCAACTGTCGCACCACGGGCATCATTGCCGTGAATGTGAAGGATGGCGACGAACTGCTGCAGGTTACCGAGATCGGCAATGACGACGAGGCCGTGCTGGTCACCAGCAATGGTTTCGCCATCCGCTTCAAGTGCCAGGATGCCCGTCCCATGGGCCGTGGTACTGCCGGAGTGAAGGGTATTGCCCTGCGCGGCAATGACGAGGTCGTTGCCGGAGTGGTGGCCAAGGAAGACGAAACCCGCGATATCCTGACCATCTCCGAAAACGGGTATGGAAAGCGCACCAGCTATGACCTCTACCGCATCCAGACCCGCGGTGGTAAGGGCATCATCACCATGAAGACCACACCCAAGACCGGTGGCCTGATTGGCGCGATCATGGTGGACCTGTCCAACGAGATCATCCTGCTGACCAGCCAGAACAAGGTCATCCGCATGGCGGCTGGCGATGTTCGTAAGGTTGGCAGGGCCACTCAGGGCGTACGACTGGTGACCATGAATGAAGGCGGCAGCGTGGCTGGATTCGACCTGGTTCGCGACGACGAAATCGATGAAGTGAAGAATAGCAAGGACGATGCGTAG
- a CDS encoding tetratricopeptide repeat protein: MRRFICLLFALALMGCSQASEDGMLRQANQEYAGGNYLRAESLYERYLEANPQGDGRWQAWQRLAEISLTVVGDQRKGSALLESAYLEYTENTERAAGILWRLARVYTDLRDWDKASETWIKLIDQEHVLKEKAWEVHWNLGKIYQFQGRYAMAKDSMLSCMEVAPDDASRAQCMYELAQAYSFLKNKEQSHAWLEKLLALENADPELKALSAYLLAELAEADGDIPRARELLESIRETYPNPKVIQARLKHLQ; the protein is encoded by the coding sequence ATGCGTAGATTCATCTGTCTGCTTTTCGCCCTTGCCCTGATGGGTTGTTCCCAGGCCTCCGAGGACGGCATGCTCAGGCAGGCCAACCAGGAATACGCCGGAGGCAACTATCTGCGGGCCGAAAGTCTGTATGAGCGTTACCTGGAGGCCAATCCTCAGGGTGATGGGCGATGGCAGGCCTGGCAGCGCTTGGCCGAGATCTCGTTGACCGTTGTTGGCGATCAGCGCAAAGGCTCGGCCCTGCTGGAATCTGCATATCTGGAATATACCGAAAACACCGAACGGGCCGCCGGAATTCTCTGGCGGCTCGCTCGCGTGTATACGGATCTGCGCGATTGGGACAAGGCCTCCGAGACCTGGATCAAACTCATTGACCAGGAACATGTCCTCAAGGAAAAGGCCTGGGAAGTGCACTGGAATTTGGGCAAGATTTATCAGTTCCAGGGGCGCTATGCCATGGCCAAGGATTCCATGTTGTCCTGCATGGAAGTTGCCCCGGACGATGCCTCGCGCGCTCAGTGCATGTACGAATTGGCCCAGGCCTACAGTTTTCTGAAGAACAAGGAACAGTCCCATGCCTGGTTGGAAAAGCTGCTGGCCCTGGAAAACGCCGACCCTGAATTGAAAGCCCTGTCCGCTTATTTGCTGGCCGAACTGGCCGAAGCCGATGGCGACATTCCTCGCGCCCGGGAACTGCTGGAATCCATTCGCGAGACCTATCCCAATCCCAAGGTTATACAGGCCCGCCTCAAACATCTTCAGTAA
- a CDS encoding YbgA family protein produces the protein MEKIRIGIAMCLLGKDVRWNGGHKLDRFLRDELGQYVQWVPVCPEVECGMSIPRETVRLVGEEKSPRLVGTKSAKDWTKIMHDWGKKRLAQLESEDLCGYVFKHGSPSNGMRGIKVWQETGQPLYTGTGIWARMVMDHFPSLPFEDDGRLHDAGIRENFIVRIFTLKRWRDMLAAGASRGALVDFHTRHKLLLRVHNEQLYREMGRLVAHAAERELGDVLNDYFELLTKGLTYRSTVKKNVNALTHCVGHFKKQLSADEKQELLEVIGHYHKGLTPLIVPMTLLNHYVRKYNNPYLREQWYLNLHPMELKLRNHV, from the coding sequence ATGGAAAAAATACGAATTGGCATTGCCATGTGTCTACTCGGCAAGGATGTGCGTTGGAACGGGGGCCATAAGCTGGACCGTTTCCTGCGCGATGAATTGGGCCAGTATGTTCAGTGGGTGCCCGTCTGCCCCGAGGTGGAATGCGGCATGTCCATCCCGCGTGAAACCGTACGCCTGGTAGGTGAGGAGAAATCGCCTCGGCTTGTGGGTACCAAGAGCGCCAAGGACTGGACGAAGATCATGCACGACTGGGGCAAAAAGCGCCTTGCTCAGCTGGAATCCGAAGACCTCTGCGGCTATGTGTTCAAGCACGGCTCGCCCTCCAACGGCATGCGCGGGATCAAGGTTTGGCAGGAAACGGGCCAACCTCTGTATACGGGCACGGGCATCTGGGCTCGGATGGTCATGGATCATTTCCCGAGTCTGCCCTTCGAGGATGATGGACGCCTGCATGACGCCGGTATTCGCGAGAATTTCATCGTGCGCATATTCACCCTCAAGCGCTGGCGAGACATGCTCGCTGCCGGGGCTTCACGCGGAGCACTGGTTGACTTCCACACCCGGCATAAGCTTCTGTTACGCGTACACAATGAGCAGCTGTACCGGGAGATGGGGCGGCTGGTGGCCCACGCCGCTGAGCGGGAATTGGGCGATGTGCTGAATGACTATTTTGAGCTGCTGACCAAGGGCCTGACCTACCGCTCTACGGTCAAGAAAAACGTCAATGCCCTGACCCATTGTGTTGGTCATTTCAAGAAGCAGCTCAGCGCCGATGAAAAGCAGGAACTGCTGGAAGTCATCGGGCATTATCACAAGGGACTGACTCCACTCATCGTGCCCATGACCCTGCTTAACCACTATGTACGCAAGTACAACAATCCATATCTGCGTGAGCAGTGGTATCTGAACCTGCACCCCATGGAACTCAAGCTGAGGAATCATGTCTGA
- a CDS encoding SDR family oxidoreductase, with translation MSDSVSTTRSDAQAHTRVDPDREVQSGPACEKGLVAVLGATGYVGGRLVPTLLEKGWNVRAVGRSATKLHCRSWGHHENLEITKADVMDKASLVAALKGCKSAYYLIHSMVSKNSDYAEQDRQAASNMVEAATEAGVERIIYLGGITPKDPNLSEHLRSRAEVADILHDGPVPVTVLRAAVILGSGSASFELLRYLVDRLPVMLTPKWVRTESQPISIRDVLGYLAGCLDHPATIGQDYDIGGPFIETYEKLFQMYAEEAGLRKRLIIPVPILTPWLSSHWLGLVSPIPVSLAKPLIMGLRNRAVCRDYRIREIMPRELVDCRTAIRRALEKVEQHVVDTSWSDAGALTPPEWAVQGDASYAGGTVLSDSYRVRLEGCPEELWDRVSSIGGDTGWYYGNRLWKLRGWLDSIVGGVGLRRGRRDPKTIAVGDALDFWRVLDVEPPDRLLLLAEMKLPGEALLEFALAQLGTGHTELTVTAKFLPRGVAGLLYWWAVYPLHGLVFRGMIANIASKTHCTILEGPKPVPPQAVKCRLEPPENGS, from the coding sequence ATGTCTGATTCGGTCTCCACGACGCGAAGCGATGCACAGGCCCATACACGGGTCGATCCCGACAGGGAGGTCCAATCAGGTCCGGCCTGCGAGAAGGGACTCGTGGCCGTGCTTGGGGCTACCGGTTACGTTGGCGGCCGACTGGTGCCCACGCTGCTGGAAAAGGGCTGGAACGTGCGTGCCGTGGGGCGCAGTGCCACCAAGCTTCACTGCCGCTCCTGGGGTCACCATGAAAATCTGGAAATCACCAAGGCCGACGTTATGGACAAGGCCTCGTTGGTGGCTGCGCTCAAGGGCTGCAAATCCGCGTATTATCTGATTCACTCCATGGTTTCCAAGAACAGCGATTATGCGGAGCAGGACCGCCAGGCTGCCAGCAATATGGTCGAGGCCGCCACAGAGGCCGGAGTGGAGCGGATTATCTACCTGGGGGGCATAACCCCCAAAGACCCCAACCTCTCCGAGCATCTCCGGTCGCGAGCCGAAGTGGCAGATATTCTCCATGACGGCCCTGTACCCGTGACCGTGCTGCGCGCCGCCGTAATCCTGGGTTCGGGCAGCGCTTCCTTCGAGCTGCTGCGCTATCTGGTGGACCGCCTGCCCGTAATGCTGACCCCCAAATGGGTACGCACCGAGTCGCAGCCCATCAGCATCCGCGATGTGCTGGGCTATCTTGCAGGTTGTCTGGATCATCCGGCAACCATCGGACAGGACTATGATATTGGCGGACCCTTCATCGAGACCTACGAGAAGCTGTTCCAGATGTATGCCGAGGAAGCCGGGCTGCGCAAAAGGCTGATCATTCCCGTGCCAATCCTGACCCCTTGGCTAAGTTCGCACTGGCTGGGGCTGGTCTCGCCCATTCCCGTGTCGTTGGCCAAGCCGCTGATCATGGGCCTGCGCAACCGCGCCGTGTGCCGCGATTATCGCATCCGTGAGATCATGCCTCGGGAGTTGGTGGACTGTCGGACAGCCATTCGCCGGGCCCTGGAAAAGGTGGAGCAGCATGTGGTGGACACGTCCTGGTCTGACGCTGGCGCTCTGACCCCGCCCGAATGGGCTGTGCAGGGTGATGCCTCCTATGCCGGAGGCACGGTGCTTTCGGATTCCTACCGGGTGCGGCTGGAGGGCTGTCCCGAGGAATTGTGGGATCGCGTGTCCTCCATTGGTGGTGATACGGGCTGGTATTATGGCAACAGACTCTGGAAGCTGCGCGGCTGGCTGGATTCCATCGTTGGTGGGGTAGGCCTGCGCCGGGGCAGGCGCGACCCCAAGACCATTGCCGTGGGTGATGCATTGGACTTCTGGCGCGTGCTGGATGTGGAACCGCCGGATCGTTTGTTGCTACTGGCAGAGATGAAGCTGCCCGGCGAGGCATTGCTGGAATTTGCCCTGGCCCAATTGGGTACCGGACATACAGAGCTCACGGTCACTGCCAAGTTCCTGCCGCGAGGCGTGGCTGGACTGCTGTATTGGTGGGCCGTCTATCCCCTGCATGGTCTGGTTTTCAGGGGCATGATCGCCAATATAGCCAGCAAGACCCATTGCACCATCCTTGAAGGCCCCAAGCCCGTGCCTCCACAGGCCGTGAAATGCCGTCTGGAGCCTCCGGAGAACGGATCGTGA